One genomic region from Cydia amplana chromosome Z, ilCydAmpl1.1, whole genome shotgun sequence encodes:
- the LOC134660648 gene encoding uncharacterized protein LOC134660648, whose translation MSIRSTLDAIVVALEKSKVKEPVQKETPAATTDAFISIDSRPKYHRGKRISGFTPHNKLSSQPRNYNKRRNANPVTDKGAKKPKLSCIFCAGPHFNDECTSVKTIEDRKKNLVNRCYGCLKKGHWAPECKRHKQCFHCKGKHNRALCPKREPADVPTNYGLAYGRLKGLVQRLDKPTLQEYNEILMEQLKAEIIEVVQKDSELLKKVANKCYVDNVVTGTNTSEEAVQLYDETRKTFEELSMNLRDWTSNDESFTQTVPEQYRAKETNEIKVLGLLWNKKEDVLTLNINKEVFTDGPSEEVTKREVLRILASVYDPCGIVSPLLVPIKLFLQELWRNDYKWDSPLSQELLQKWKKIESNLGDIKEVKIPRYVETNVSEGSENELHCFADAAKDSYAAVVYLRSSNGSEVKTSFLLSKGRVAPLEKKNKNGKKNERKLTIPQLELLGCVIGNRLLTYLKETIELPIDRQYLWTDSLVVLNWIHSNKLLPPFIANRIEEIKRNVGLETCYVNTKENPADIATRPELWMQKKNVWLEGPSFLAKRKDEWPKDIHLASHQNLASFPAVVEGLKEQSSNNDMSVEPSDNDIQVELSQNYIPVEPVNDDDPRPNQCEVRSQVQEIKNLQQRFFPDEIKGKMTNLSRSLGLFTDVDGLLRCKGRMMHANWSYDMRYPILLPRDCEFTKKVVQEIHEKNYHVGAPHTLDLVRQQFWIPKGRPVVEKILRKCTQCVKHGGGPYPLPTTPALPAERANYSTPFTYTGIDYFGLVYVDTENGQQKRWICLMTCLAVRAIHMEVVKNLTTDECLMALRRFMATRGVPVAIVSDNALYFKLSSEILKSEHCVKNNIKWKFIPQLAPWHGAFYERLVGLVKHCMKRTLEKLLLNDTQLLTVIKEIEAVVNSRPLTRVGPDMDIVLRPCDFLSLGRCLNLEISENYKPDQADTQVKQNVLDSWKRSQNMLNHFKNMFINQYLMSLRERYQHSHKQPRVKSHKEPNVGDLVQIKGETSNRNNWKVGKIVQLIRSSDGYCRVAQVKVGDSIFKRSIGHLYPLELEHSPSAQGHVETVESREPQDRVQRCIPSESDTSQTIEIPEANEQIEIVKESQGSSEVIPIQSIEEERGINDDCLNERVSTTPLQTLQGETDEISHPVEDVSHKTEIVMQDESQPREEVVRRAAAIRAREKIAEWTRQLFAIL comes from the exons ATGAGTATAAGAAGTACTTTGGATGCCATTGTGGTAGCATTAGAAAAGTCCAAGGTAAAGGAACCCGTTCAAAAGGAAACACCTGCTGCTACTACCGATGCATTCATCTCAATTGATAGTAGACCTAAATATCACAGAGGGAAGAGGATATCAGGCTTCACACCACATAATAAACTGTCGTCGCAGCCGCGAAACTACAACAAGAGAAGAAATGCTAATCCTGTGACTGATAAAGGTGCGAAGAAACCTAAATTAAGTTGTATTTTTTGCGCTGGACCACACTTCAATGACGAGTGCACCTCGGTAAAGACaatagaagacaggaaaaagaACTTAGTGAACCGATGTTACGGTTGCTTAAAGAAAGGGCATTGGGCACCCGAATGTAAGAGACACAAGCAGTGTTTCCACTGTAAAGGCAAGCATAATCGTGCCCTATGCCCAAAGCGAGAACCTGCAG ATGTGCCTACTAACTATGGCCTAGCATATGGCAGGCTCAAGGGATTAGTGCAACGACTGGATAAGCCTACACTACAAGAATATAACGAGATACTGATGGAACAACTTAAGGCTGAGATAATAGAAGTTGTTCAA AAAGATAGTGAGTTGCTAAAAAAGGTAGCGAACAAGTGTTATGTTGATAATGTTGTGACTGGCACTAACACTTCAGAAGAGGCTGTCCAATTATATGATGAAACCAGAAAAACATTTGAAGAACTCTCAATGAACCTAAGAGACTGGACATCAAATGATGAATCTTTTACACAGACTGTACCTGAACAATATAGAGCAAAAGAGACAAACGAAATAAAAGTTCTAGGCCTGCTGTGGAATAAAAAAGAAGATGTGCTTACATTGAACATAAATAAAGAAGTTTTTACCGATGGACCCTCAGAAGAAGTGACAAAAAGGGAAGTCCTAAGAATATTGGCATCAGTATATGATCCATGTGGCATAGTCTCTCCATTACTCGTGCCAATCAAACTGTTTCTACAGGAATTATGGAGAAATGACTATAAATGGGACTCGCCACTGTCACAGGAACTATTACAAAAGTGGAAGAAAATTGAAAGTAACCTAGGGGATATAAAAGAGGTTAAAATACCACGATATGTTGAAACCAATGTCAGTGAAGGATCTGAAAATGAATTACATTGCTTTGCAGACGCTGCTAAAGACTCTTACGCAGCAGTAGTATATTTAAGATCAAGCAATGGTTCCGAAGTAAAGACATCCTTTTTATTATCAAAAGGTAGAGTTGCACCAttggaaaagaaaaataaaaatgggaAGAAGAATGAAAGAAAACTCACTATTCCACAACTGGAATTACTCGGATGTGTAATCGGAAACCGTTTATTGACATACCTGAAAGAGACCATAGAGTTACCCATTGATAGACAATACTTATGGACAGACAGCTTAGTGGTTCTCAACTGGATTCACTCGAATAAGCTTCTACCACCTTTCATAGCCAACAGAATAGAAGAGATAAAGAGAAATGTTGGACTAGAGACATGCTATGTAAATACGAAAGAGAATCCAGCTGATATTGCAACCCGACCTGAGCTCTGGATGCAGAAGAAAAATGTATGGCTAGAAGGACCATCTTTCTTAGCTAAAAGAAAGGATGAATGGCCGAAAGATATCCACCTCGCTAGCCACCAAAACCTAGCTTCCTTTCCTGCTGTAGTGGAGGGTCTGAAGGAACAGTCTTCAAATAATGACATGTCTGTAGAACCTTCAGATAATGACATACAGGTGGAACTTTCACAGAATTACATACCTGTGGAACCTGTTAATGATGATGATCCAAGGCCCAACCAGTGTGAAGTAAGATCTCAGGTTCAGGAGATAAAAAACCTGCAACAAAGATTCTTTCCCGATGAAATAAAAGGCAAAATGACGAACCTTAGTAGAAGTCTTGGACTATTTACAGATGTTGACGGACTATTGAGATGCAAGGGAAGAATGATGCATGCTAATTGGTCATACGACATGAGGTATCCGATTCTATTACCTAGAGACTGCGAATTCACAAAGAAAGTGGTACAAGAAATACATGAGAAGAATTACCATGTAGGAGCACCTCATACTCTCGACCTAGTTCGTCAACAATTCTGGATTCCAAAAGGAAGACCGGTAGTGGAGAAAATACTAAGAAAATGTACTCAATGTGTCAAGCATGGTGGTGGCCCGTACCCACTGCCTACAACACCGGCCTTACCAGCAGAACGTGCCAATTATAGCACACCGTTCACTTATACTGGAATTGATTATTTTGGACTTGTCTATGTAGATACAGAGAATGGACAGCAAAAGAGATGGATATGTCTTATGACATGCTTAGCAGTGAGAGCCATACACATGGAAGTCGTTAAGAACTTAACTACAGATGAGTGTCTTATGGCTCTGAGGAGGTTTATGGCTACAAGAGGTGTACCAGTAGCAATAGTTTCCGACAATGCACTGTACTTTAAATTGAGCTCTGAAATCCTTAAGAGTGAACACTGCGTCAAGAATAATATCAAATGGAAGTTTATTCCCCAACTAGCGCCATGGCATGGTGCATTTTATGAAAGACTAGTGGGGTTAGTGAAGCATTGTATGAAGAGAACCTTGGAGAAACTGTTACTTAATGACACACAACTTCTTACTGTCATTAAAGAAATTGAGGCTGTTGTTAACAGTCGGCCTTTGACACGAGTAGGCCCTGACATGGATATAGTTCTTAGACCATGTGACTTTTTATCTCTAGGACGGTGTCTAAATTTGGAGATCTCAGAGAATTATAAACCTGACCAAGCTGACACTCAAGTGAAACAGAACGTCTTAGACAGTTGGAAGAGAAGTCAGAACATGTTGAACCATTTCAAGAACATGTTTATAAACCAATATTTGATGAGCCTAAGAGAAAGGTATCAACACAGTCACAAGCAACCAAGAGTAAAATCACACAAGGAGCCAAATGTTGGTGATCTAGTTCAGATTAAAGGCGAAACTAGCAACAGAAACAACTGGAAGGTTGGCAAGATTGTCCAATTGATAAGAAGTTCTGATGGATACTGTAGAGTAGCACAAGTTAAAGTAGGAGACAGTATCTTCAAACGGTCGATTGGACACCTATATCCTTTAGAATTGGAACATTCACCTTCGGCACAGGGACATGTTGAAACTGTTGAGTCAAGAGAACCTCAAGACAGAGTTCAAAGATGTATACCAAGTGAGTCCGACACAAGTCAAACGATTGAAATACCAGAGGCAAATGAGCAAATTGAGATTGTAAAGGAGAGTCAAGGAAGTTCAGAGGTAATACCTATCCAATCTATAGAAGAAGAGAGAGGGATTAATGATGATTGTCTTAATGAAAGAGTATCCACAACACCCTTACAAACATTACAAGGAGAAACTGATGAGATTTCTCACCCAGTGGAAGATGTAAGCCATAAGACCGAGATAGTCATGCAAGATGAAAGTCAGCCACGAGAGGAGGTAGTGAGACGAGCCGCAGCGATACGAGCAAGAGAAAAGATCGCAGAGTGGACTCGTCAACTTTTCGCTATTCTATAA
- the LOC134661292 gene encoding choline-phosphate cytidylyltransferase B-like yields the protein MAEAMSTRRAGAGEGQGSALQAQNGSDTSFCSSSQTLELSQTLMTAAPFSTDPIAVAGRERCAYGRVSRAAAAAGTAGRRVRVYSDGIYDMFHEGHARQLQQAKTAFPNVYLIVGVCNDQLTHSRKGRTVMTEDERYEAVRHCRYVDEVVRDAPWEYDEVFLETHKIDFVAHDDIPYITEDCDDTYAMIKAKDMFVATERTEGVSTSDIVARIVRDYDIYVRRNLARGYSAKELNVSFLNEKKFRLQNKMDELKDKGKKVMTNIGEKRVDILTKWEEKSRELIDAFLLLFGPDGRLSSIWNESKGRLMQALSQPPSPRASPPPSENGDDSQDRALALASAHASAPALARALAHARAHRSSASPPPPKSRRYETLCEPQADASSPEGLGAEAAVLRQLTDDGSDSDDDYQDTSAYP from the exons ATGGCGGAAGCCATGAGCACACGCAGAGCGGGCGCAGGCGAGGGGCAGGGAAGTGCGCTACAGGCACAGAATGGCAGCGACACCAGCTTCTGCAGCTCCAGTCAGACCCTCGAGCTTTCACAG ACGCTGATGACGGCGGCGCCTTTCAGCACGGACCCGATAGCGGTGGCGGGGCGCGAGCGGTGTGCCTACGGGCGCGTGtcgcgcgcggcggccgcggcgggcacggcgggccgccgcgtgcGCGTCTACTCGGATGGCATCTACGACATGTTCCACGAAGGTCACGCGCGCCAGCTGCAGCAGGCCAAAACTGCCTTTCCCAACGTCTATCTCATCGTCGGAG TGTGCAACGACCAGCTGACGCACAGCCGCAAGGGCCGCACGGTGATGACGGAGGACGAGCGCTACGAGGCCGTCCGACACTGCCGCTACGTCGACGAG GTGGTGCGGGACGCGCCGTGGGAATACGACGAGGTGTTCCTGGAGACGCACAAGATCGACTTCGTGGCGCACGACGACATCCCCTACATCACCGAGGACTGCGACGACACCTACGCCATGATCAAGGCCAAGGACATGTTCGTCGCCACCGAGCGCACCGAAG GCGTGTCGACGTCGGACATCGTGGCGCGGATCGTGCGCGACTACGACATCTACGTGCGGCGCAACCTGGCGCGCGGCTACTCCGCCAAGGAGCTCAACGTGTCCTTCCTCAACGAGAAGAAGTTCCGTCTGCAGAACAAGATGGACGAGCTCAAGGACAAGGGCAAGAAG GTAATGACGAACATCGGCGAGAAGCGCGTCGACATCCTGACGAAGTGGGAGGAGAAGTCGCGCGAGCTGATCGACGCGTTCCTGCTGCTGTTCGGGCCGGACGGGCGCCTGTCCAGCATCTGGAACGAGTCCAAGGGGCGGCTCATGCAGGCGCTCAGCCAGCCGCCGTCGCCGCGCGCCTCGCCGCCGCCCAGCGAGAACGGCGACGACTCCCAGGACCGCGCGCTCGCGCTCGCCTCCGCACACGCCTCCGCGCCCGCGCTCGCGCGCGCCCTTGCGCACGCTCGCGCGCACAG AAGCTCAGCATCGCCGCCACCGCCCAAATCGCGCCGCTACGAGACGCTGTGCGAGCCGCAAGCAG ATGCGTCGAGCCCTGAAGGTCTGGGGGCGGAAGCGGCCGTGCTCCGCCAGCTGACGGACGACGGCTCGGACAGCGACGACGACTACCAGGACACCAGCGCCTACCCCTAG